The proteins below come from a single Buchnera aphidicola (Thelaxes californica) genomic window:
- the mnmA gene encoding tRNA 2-thiouridine(34) synthase MnmA, with translation MKKKVIVAMSGGVDSSVSAWLLQKRYHVEGVFMKNWEEEDSQNYCHSKKDLQDAQLVCQTLNIPLHVVNFSIEYWEKVFQVFLSEMKKGNTPNPDILCNQEIKFKLFLKFACINLNAHFIATGHYAQIKIINNYYTLLRGIDKKKDQSYFLYTLSSQQLKKILFPIGHLKKKKVREIASHLKLIVANKKDSTGICFIQPKKFNFFLKKFLKNNNGDIYSVSGEKLGTHKGLFYYTIGQRKGLNIGGKKNKENIPWYVIKKNIQNNVLIVDQGNNNIFLFSIGLIAHSVNWINKNHIIKSKDYCYFVKTRYLQKDILSKIIPIGYNSVKVLFSTLVCAITPGQSVVFYQDNICLGGGIISAQLTYS, from the coding sequence ATGAAAAAAAAAGTTATTGTTGCTATGTCAGGAGGTGTTGATTCATCTGTTTCTGCTTGGTTATTACAAAAAAGATATCATGTAGAAGGTGTATTTATGAAAAATTGGGAAGAAGAAGATTCTCAAAACTATTGTCATTCAAAAAAAGATTTACAAGATGCTCAATTAGTATGTCAGACTTTAAATATACCATTACATGTAGTGAATTTTTCTATTGAATATTGGGAAAAAGTATTTCAAGTTTTTTTATCGGAAATGAAAAAAGGTAATACTCCTAATCCTGACATTTTATGTAATCAAGAAATTAAATTTAAATTATTTTTGAAATTTGCCTGTATTAATTTAAATGCTCATTTCATAGCTACAGGACATTATGCTCAAATAAAAATAATAAATAATTATTATACTTTATTACGCGGAATAGATAAAAAAAAAGATCAAAGTTATTTTTTATATACTTTATCTTCTCAACAATTAAAAAAAATACTATTCCCTATAGGACATTTAAAAAAAAAAAAAGTACGCGAAATTGCATCACATTTAAAACTGATTGTAGCAAATAAAAAAGATTCTACCGGAATTTGTTTTATTCAACCTAAAAAATTTAATTTTTTTTTAAAAAAATTTTTAAAAAATAACAATGGAGATATTTATTCTGTTTCAGGAGAAAAATTAGGAACACATAAAGGTTTGTTTTATTATACAATAGGACAAAGAAAAGGTTTAAATATTGGAGGAAAAAAAAATAAAGAAAATATTCCATGGTATGTTATTAAAAAAAATATTCAAAATAATGTTCTGATTGTTGATCAAGGTAATAATAATATTTTTTTATTTTCCATTGGTTTAATTGCTCATTCTGTAAATTGGATTAATAAAAATCATATTATTAAATCAAAAGATTATTGTTATTTTGTAAAGACAAGATATTTACAAAAAGATATTTTAAGTAAAATAATTCCAATTGGATATAATTCGGTAAAAGTACTATTTTCTACATTAGTTTGCGCAATAACTCCAGGACAATCAGTTGTATTTTATCAAGATAACATTTGTTTAGGAGGAGGAATCATTAGTGCTCAATTAACATATTCTTAA
- the purB gene encoding adenylosuccinate lyase: MLNFEFNTISPLDGRYYKDTFILRDIFSEYALIKNRIKIEINWFIKLSHSSKIKNLPQFSQDTYLFIQNIYNNFNKDEAIIIKKIEQKTQHDIKAVEYYIKSKFILNDQLKPFIEFVHFGCTSDDINNLSYALMLKKAKNKILIPLWKKVILCFKKLSLKYKNITILSRTHGQPATPSTIGKEFCNFYYRLKRKLKIFNTIKILGKFNGSTGNYNALFLAYPNIQWRNFNKDFVESFGITWNPCTTQIEPHDYITEYLFCLTSFNSILIDFNRDIWGYISMKYFFQNKTSEEVGSSIMPHKINPIHFENSEGNLGISNALNNYMSIQLPLSRWQRDLTDSTLLRNIGVTIGHSLIGYNSLLKGIHRIDVSEKVIYKDLSENWEILCEAIQTIMRKHGIHNAYEQLKKLSDQKQINQIIIKKFIDTLNIPQTEKDKLYFITPHNYSGLASEIVDNV, encoded by the coding sequence ATGCTTAATTTTGAATTCAATACTATCTCTCCTTTAGATGGTAGATATTATAAAGATACATTTATTTTACGTGATATATTTAGTGAATATGCGTTGATAAAAAATCGTATTAAAATAGAAATTAATTGGTTTATTAAATTATCTCATTCTTCAAAAATAAAAAATTTACCTCAATTTTCTCAAGATACATATCTTTTTATTCAAAATATTTACAATAATTTTAATAAAGATGAAGCTATAATTATAAAAAAGATTGAACAAAAAACACAACATGATATTAAAGCAGTAGAATATTATATTAAATCAAAATTTATTTTGAATGACCAACTTAAACCTTTTATAGAATTTGTTCATTTTGGATGTACTTCGGATGATATTAATAATTTATCTTATGCTTTAATGTTAAAAAAAGCTAAAAATAAGATACTTATTCCTTTATGGAAAAAAGTTATTTTATGTTTTAAAAAATTATCTTTAAAATATAAAAATATAACTATATTATCAAGAACTCATGGACAACCTGCTACACCTAGTACGATTGGAAAAGAATTTTGTAATTTTTATTATCGTTTAAAAAGAAAATTAAAAATTTTTAATACAATAAAAATTTTAGGTAAATTTAATGGTTCTACAGGTAATTATAATGCTCTTTTTTTAGCTTATCCTAATATTCAATGGAGAAATTTTAATAAAGATTTTGTAGAATCATTTGGAATTACATGGAATCCTTGTACTACTCAAATTGAACCACATGACTATATTACAGAATATTTATTTTGTTTAACTTCTTTTAATTCTATTTTAATAGATTTTAATAGAGATATATGGGGTTATATTTCTATGAAATATTTTTTCCAAAATAAAACTTCTGAAGAAGTGGGTTCTTCTATTATGCCTCATAAAATTAATCCTATTCATTTTGAAAATTCTGAAGGAAATTTAGGTATTTCCAATGCATTAAATAATTATATGTCTATACAGTTACCACTTTCTCGTTGGCAAAGAGATTTAACAGATTCTACTTTATTACGAAATATAGGTGTAACTATTGGACATTCATTAATTGGTTATAATTCTTTATTAAAAGGTATTCATCGCATTGATGTTTCAGAAAAAGTAATTTATAAAGATTTATCTGAAAATTGGGAAATATTATGTGAAGCAATACAAACTATAATGAGAAAACATGGTATTCATAATGCTTATGAACAATTAAAAAAATTATCTGATCAAAAACAAATAAATCAAATAATTATAAAGAAATTTATTGATACTTTAAATATTCCTCAAACAGAAAAAGATAAATTATATTTTATAACACCTCACA